Proteins from a genomic interval of Dunckerocampus dactyliophorus isolate RoL2022-P2 chromosome 5, RoL_Ddac_1.1, whole genome shotgun sequence:
- the LOC129181901 gene encoding high affinity choline transporter 1-like isoform X4 has product MGLNATRAARTNNRSASAQPLQEAADVKRRRRRTHRLFNVELRGGLFLAKPMRSKCYVTMLDPFQHRYGQMFTTAILIPALISDILWVATILAALGGTMSIILELPFIISILISAAVSIVYTFLGGLYAVAYTDIIQLIFIFVSLWLCIPFIITSPAVIGASQAAHFNQSHVHSWVGVVRLEDAGIWTDNFLILTIGGLAYQSLHQRILAAASSAKAQITCFAAAGLTFIIGIPSVVIGAVAASADWNQTEYGLPPPYERGEAGIVLPLVLSYIAPTWVSVLGIGSIAAAVMSSMDSVLLSSASMFTQNIYKTTLRKQASERELQWVLRVSVLLVGVAGTSLAFNKSSVLALWLLASDLLYCIVSPQLFCVVHLGFVNCYGATSAYIAALLLRVLSGEPALGIPPVLLYPGWREEKGVINQYFPYRTLITLISLVTLVLVSWLAQLAFTQQLVPQSWDILGVFDKKKETAQEEIPMQISNEDKNSIHSTAL; this is encoded by the exons GAGGATTATTTTTGGCAAAACCAATGAGGTCAAAATGCTACGTGACCATGTTGGACCCATTCCAGCACCGCTATGGTCAGATGTTCACGACAGCAATCTTAATTCCTGCTTTGATCAGTGATATTTTGTGGGTTGCCACCATCCTCGCTGCTCTAG GTGGAACGATGAGCATCATCCTGGAACTACCATTTATAATCTCCATCCTGATCTCTGCAGCTGTCTCCATCGTCTACACTTTTTTAGGAGGCCTCTATGCGGTGGCATACACTGATATCATCCAACTGATCTTCATATTTGTCAGTCTG TGGCTCTGTATTCCCTTTATTATTACCAGTCCTGCTGTTATTGGCGCCTCACAAGCAGCTCATTTCAACCAATCACACGTCCACTCATGGGTGGGAGTGGTGCGGCTCGAGGATGCAGGAATATGGACAGATAATTTCTTGATATTG ACTATAGGAGGACTGGCATACCAGTCTCTACACCAGAGGATCCTTGCTGCAGCCTCCTCAGCGAAGGCTCAGATTACCTGCTTTGCTGCAGCTGGCTTAACTTTTATCATAGGAATCCCCTCAGTGGTCATTGGAGCAGTGGCTGCTTCTGCAG ACTGGAACCAGACAGAATATGGTCTACCCCCACCTTATGAACGCGGGGAGGCAGGGATTGTTCTGCCGTTGGTCCTGTCCTACATCGCACCCACCTGGGTGTCAGTGTTAggcattggttctatagcagCAGCAGTTATGTCCTCCATGGACTCTGTGTTGTTGTCATCAGCAtccatgttcacacaaaacatatACAAGACAACGTTGAGAAAgcag GCCTCAGAGAGGGAGCTGCAGTGGGTGCTCCGTGTTAGCGTGCTGCTGGTGGGTGTGGCTGGAACCAGTCTGGCTTTTAACAAGAGCAGCGTGCTTGCGCTCTGGCTGTTAGCTTCGGATCTACTCTACTGCATTGTGAGCCCACAGCTCTTCTGTGTGGTGCACCTTGGCTTTGTCAACTGCTATGGTGCCACCAGCGCCTACATCGCAGCGTTGCTGCTGCGCGTGTTGAGCGGCGAGCCAGCGCTGGGCATCCCTCCTGTGCTACTCTACCCGGGCTGGAGGGAAGAGAAAGGAGTCATCAACCAGTATTTTCCCTACAGGACTCTGATTACGCTTATCTCTCTGGTGACTCTGGTTCTCGTATCATGGCTGGCCCAGCTGGCCTTCACTCAGCAGCTCGTTCCGCAGTCCTGGGACATCTTGGGTGTGTTTgacaagaaaaaggagacagcACAAGAAGAAATTCCAATGCAAATTTCGAATGAGGATAAGAACTCTATCCATAGTACAGCACTATAG